Proteins encoded together in one Lathyrus oleraceus cultivar Zhongwan6 chromosome 5, CAAS_Psat_ZW6_1.0, whole genome shotgun sequence window:
- the LOC127086932 gene encoding NAC domain-containing protein 73, whose product MTQCSYPEENNHSVIMERRKDSIIRTCPTCGHHIKCQDQGAGIHELPGLPAGVKFDPTDQEILEHLEAKVRSDIQMLHPLIDEFIPTLEGENGICCTHPEKLPGVSKDGLIRHFFHRPSKAYTTGTRKRRKVHTDSDGSETRWHKTGKTRPVYVIGKLKGYKKILVLYTNYRKQRKPEKTNWVMHQYHLGNNEEEKEGELVVSKVFYQTQPRQCGSLLKDSSSFSDQKIIGDQVVNEVVNHKNSGFVEFYNTSFISFDQGEQHRSSNAQVISHFPVHDGTSFIP is encoded by the exons ATGACTCAGTGTAGTTATCCTGAAGAGAATAATCACAGTGTTATTATGGAAAGACGCAAAGATAGCATAATCAGAACTTGTCCTACTTGTGGTCATCATATCAAATGCCAAGATCAG GGTGCTGGAATTCATGAGTTACCTGGATTACCTGCTGGAGTGAAGTTTGATCCTACTGATCAGGAGATTCTTGAACATTTGGAAGCGAAAGTGAGGTCCGATATTCAAATGCTTCACCCTTTGATCGATGAGTTCATCCCTACTCTTGAAGGAGAGAATGGAATCTGCTGCACTCATCCAGAGAAGTTGCCAG GTGTAAGCAAAGATGGCTTGATCAGGCATTTCTTTCACAGGCCATCAAAAGCATACACAACAGGAACAAGAAAAAGGAGAAAAGTGCACACAGATTCAGATGGAAGTGAAACAAGGTGGCACAAAACAGGTAAGACAAGACCGGTTTACGTGATCGGCAAGTTAAAAGGATATAAGAAAATCCTTGTTCTTTACACTAACTACAGAAagcaaagaaagccagagaaAACAAATTGGGTTATGCATCAATACCATCTTGGAAACAATGAAGAAGAGAAAGAAGGAGAATTGGTAGTTTCCAAAGTTTTCTACCAAACACAGCCAAGACAATGTGGTTCATTATTGAAAGACTCATCATCATTTTCTGATCAAAAAATAATCGGCGATCAAGTTGTTAATGAGGTGGTCAATCATAAAAACAGTGGATTTGTTGAATTTTATAATACATCTTTCATATCTTTTGATCAAGGGGAACAACATAGATCAAGCAATGCTCAAGTGATTTCTCATTTTCCTGTCCATGATGGTACTTCTTTCATCCCTTGA
- the LOC127086933 gene encoding uncharacterized protein LOC127086933, whose product MKFTDSPVIELPVANDVLSLHQNNGSMHVGTSVWPCSLVLVKFVDRWIHSPPENNPYNNLLNFPTKRAVELGCGCGVAGMGLYLLGLTDIVLTDISPVMPALKKNLKVNKPVLKKNLKYSVLYWNNSSQINALNPPFDFVIAADVVYIEESVPSFVSAMEALLAEDGVVLLGYQIRSPEAHALFWEMCGRVFEIEKVPHDHLHPEYAYEEADVYLLRKKKKQ is encoded by the coding sequence ATGAAGTTCACAGACTCGCCGGTAATCGAACTCCCCGTCGCCAACGACGTCCTCTCTCTCCACCAAAACAACGGCTCCATGCACGTCGGAACCTCCGTATGGCCCTGCTCCCTCGTCCTCGTCAAATTCGTCGACCGCTGGATCCATTCCCCACCCGAAAACAACCCTTACAACAACCTCCTAAACTTCCCAACCAAGCGCGCCGTCGAACTCGGCTGCGGATGCGGCGTCGCCGGCATGGGCCTTTACCTATTAGGCCTAACAGACATAGTCCTCACCGACATCTCTCCCGTGATGCCCGCACTGAAGAAGAATCTCAAAGTTAACAAACCTGTCCTCAAGAAGAATCTCAAATACTCGGTTCTTTACTGGAACAATAGTTCTCAGATCAACGCTCTTAATCCTCCGTTTGATTTTGTTATCGCTGCTGATGTTGTTTACATTGAGGAATCAGTTCCTTCGTTCGTTTCTGCCATGGAAGCGTTGCTGGCTGAAGACGGTGTTGTTTTGCTTGGTTACCAGATTAGGTCGCCTGAGGCTCATGCGCTTTTTTGGGAAATGTGTGGTCGAGTTTTTGAGATTGAAAAAGTTCCTCATGATCATCTTCATCCTGAATATGCATATGAGGAAGCTGATGTTTATCTCTTGAGGAAAAAGAAGAAGCAATGA